In Halobacterium sp. R2-5, the following are encoded in one genomic region:
- a CDS encoding ABC transporter ATP-binding protein produces MLEVDGIDVGYGDIQVIWDASLEVTEGETVALLGANGAGKTTILKTICGPLTPSAGDISFQGESIGHLQQDEVVPKGVTHIPEGREIFGDSTVRENLRLGAYTNREGMDEQLEHVYGVFPRLEERKGQKAGTLSGGEQQMLAIGRGLMSDPELILLDEASLGLAPVLVEDVFDAIDRINEEGTTVLLVEQDVNNALRIADRGYVLESGEITLSGSAEELATDDRVTASYLGG; encoded by the coding sequence CTGCTCGAAGTGGACGGCATCGACGTCGGATACGGCGACATCCAGGTCATCTGGGACGCTAGCCTCGAAGTCACCGAGGGCGAGACCGTCGCCCTGCTCGGCGCCAACGGCGCCGGCAAGACGACCATCCTGAAGACCATCTGCGGCCCGCTCACGCCGAGCGCCGGCGACATCTCGTTCCAGGGCGAGTCCATCGGCCACCTCCAGCAAGACGAGGTCGTGCCGAAGGGCGTCACTCACATCCCGGAGGGGCGGGAGATCTTCGGGGACAGCACCGTCCGCGAGAACCTCCGGCTGGGCGCGTACACGAACCGCGAGGGGATGGACGAACAGCTCGAACACGTCTACGGCGTGTTCCCGCGACTCGAGGAGCGGAAAGGCCAGAAGGCCGGCACGCTCTCCGGCGGCGAACAGCAGATGCTCGCCATCGGCCGCGGCCTGATGAGCGACCCAGAGCTCATCCTGCTGGACGAGGCGAGTCTGGGGCTCGCGCCCGTGCTCGTCGAGGACGTCTTCGACGCCATCGACCGCATCAACGAGGAGGGGACGACGGTGCTGCTCGTCGAGCAGGACGTCAACAACGCCCTCCGCATCGCGGACCGCGGCTACGTCCTCGAGTCCGGCGAGATCACGCTGTCCGGGAGCGCCGAGGAGCTCGCGACCGACGACCGCGTCACGGCGTCGTACCTGGGCGGCTAA
- a CDS encoding branched-chain amino acid ABC transporter permease, with product MVATDLLVESVLNGLLLGGIYAVAALGLSLVFGIMDIVNLAHGHMLMVGAYVAIVLFTALGLTPIVGMVVAFAVLFVLGMALQRVVLERVVGEGMEQPIIVLFGLALILESLGRIVVGSDAQATEIGIPGDAISIAGATLSFPRVVTFVLSIALILGTWAFLKYTTTGLAIRATAQNSSAAQYMGVDTDNIYVLTLGIGTGLAGAAGALLSMLFPITPYVGWSYLLKAFAVVVLGGVGSVAGTLVGGLILGVSENVGVLYLGGGFRDIISFGIFVLVLLVRPHGLFGSSGGGE from the coding sequence ATGGTAGCTACCGACCTACTCGTCGAATCGGTACTCAACGGCCTCCTCCTCGGCGGAATCTACGCCGTCGCCGCGCTCGGGCTGTCGCTCGTGTTCGGCATCATGGACATCGTGAATCTCGCTCACGGCCACATGCTGATGGTCGGCGCGTACGTCGCCATCGTCCTGTTCACGGCGCTCGGGCTGACGCCCATCGTCGGCATGGTCGTCGCGTTCGCCGTGCTGTTCGTCCTCGGCATGGCGCTCCAGCGCGTCGTCCTCGAACGCGTCGTCGGGGAGGGCATGGAACAGCCCATCATCGTCCTGTTCGGCCTCGCGTTGATACTCGAGAGCCTCGGCCGAATCGTCGTCGGCAGCGACGCGCAGGCGACCGAGATCGGCATCCCCGGGGACGCAATCTCCATCGCGGGCGCGACCCTCTCGTTCCCGCGCGTCGTCACGTTCGTCCTCTCCATCGCGCTCATCCTCGGAACGTGGGCGTTCCTGAAGTACACGACCACGGGCCTGGCCATCCGCGCGACCGCACAGAACAGCTCGGCCGCCCAGTACATGGGCGTCGACACGGACAACATCTACGTGCTCACGCTCGGCATCGGCACGGGGCTGGCGGGCGCGGCCGGCGCGCTCCTCTCGATGCTGTTCCCCATCACGCCGTACGTCGGCTGGTCGTACCTCCTGAAGGCGTTCGCCGTGGTCGTCCTCGGCGGCGTCGGCAGCGTCGCCGGCACGCTCGTCGGCGGGCTCATCCTCGGCGTCTCCGAGAACGTCGGCGTGCTCTACCTCGGCGGCGGGTTCCGGGACATCATCAGCTTCGGCATCTTCGTGCTGGTGCTGCTCGTGCGGCCGCACGGCCTGTTCGGCAGCTCCGGAGGTGGTGAGTGA
- a CDS encoding DUF3179 domain-containing (seleno)protein, translating to MSTESRERLEAHVEQLLVRDADAHAEAVDALAEHGDERVVPHLLEVLVIDAIGNDWAQFGFPEVLRSRDPPRYLDLPEVRWPGVRDALAELAGPNFDSEHAWVEWESWYSQQDIEPLEGFDEWKLRLYKSYLPPVGGLIDAEPRDFDLQEIRWGNCDRSFLAALNAPDFLPGGDADYLDDEDTVFGFEIEGAQYAVPREVLFPHELLNVTLDGVPVSLTYCTLCNAPILYDRRVDAGDHDVLTFGSTGMLASGNKVMYDEETETLWDQHAGVPTAGRYLETDPDLVLDQFAVTQTTWGEWRAEYPETRALDSDTGYDYDYSHYDDHVGFFRHYWNNEDVVQPGVRKADGELPEKADVYGLVSADASEVWVVPVEEFDDPLVGTVDGRDVVAIRDATGDVAVYEAPPAPVERDEDALVDGGGRAWTITRNELRADDETRERIPGRHGLWFAFRTHYDDVHVLR from the coding sequence GCACGGCGACGAGCGCGTCGTCCCGCACCTGCTGGAAGTACTGGTCATCGACGCCATCGGCAACGACTGGGCGCAGTTCGGCTTCCCGGAAGTACTGCGGAGCCGCGACCCGCCGCGGTACCTCGACCTCCCCGAAGTCCGGTGGCCGGGCGTGCGGGACGCGCTCGCCGAACTCGCGGGACCGAACTTCGACTCCGAGCACGCGTGGGTCGAGTGGGAGTCGTGGTACTCCCAGCAGGACATCGAGCCTCTGGAGGGCTTCGACGAGTGGAAGCTCCGCCTCTACAAGTCCTACCTCCCGCCCGTCGGCGGCCTGATCGACGCCGAACCGCGGGACTTCGACCTCCAGGAGATCCGCTGGGGGAACTGCGACCGCTCGTTCCTCGCGGCGCTGAACGCCCCGGACTTCCTCCCGGGTGGCGACGCCGACTACCTCGACGACGAGGACACCGTCTTCGGCTTCGAAATCGAAGGCGCGCAGTACGCCGTCCCGCGCGAGGTGCTGTTCCCGCACGAGCTGCTGAACGTCACCCTCGACGGCGTCCCCGTGAGCCTCACGTACTGCACGCTCTGTAACGCGCCGATCCTGTACGACAGGCGAGTCGACGCGGGCGACCACGACGTGCTCACGTTCGGGAGCACCGGGATGCTCGCGTCCGGGAACAAGGTGATGTACGACGAGGAGACGGAGACGCTGTGGGACCAGCACGCGGGCGTGCCGACCGCGGGCCGCTACCTCGAAACGGACCCGGACCTCGTGCTCGACCAGTTCGCGGTGACGCAGACGACGTGGGGCGAGTGGCGCGCGGAGTACCCCGAGACGCGCGCGCTCGACTCAGACACGGGCTACGACTACGACTACAGCCACTACGACGACCACGTCGGGTTCTTCCGGCACTACTGGAACAACGAGGACGTCGTCCAGCCCGGCGTCCGGAAGGCCGACGGCGAACTCCCCGAGAAGGCCGACGTCTACGGGCTCGTCTCCGCGGACGCCAGCGAGGTCTGGGTCGTTCCGGTCGAGGAGTTCGACGACCCGCTCGTCGGCACCGTGGACGGGCGCGACGTCGTCGCTATCCGGGACGCCACGGGAGACGTCGCGGTGTACGAGGCGCCGCCCGCTCCCGTCGAGCGCGACGAGGACGCGCTCGTGGACGGCGGCGGGCGAGCGTGGACGATCACGCGGAACGAACTGCGCGCGGACGACGAGACGCGCGAACGGATTCCCGGCCGGCACGGCCTCTGGTTCGCGTTCCGAACGCACTACGACGACGTACACGTCCTGCGATAG
- a CDS encoding branched-chain amino acid ABC transporter permease — MASLTDPFEGIFDNRRRLAASVVVLLALAVVPFTTTPYITDIVFTGLVFVMLGVSWNLIAGYAGQISLGHHAFFGLGAFVSAWLTTPARANLPEAIQSPALLAIAVGALVAGLLALVLGPILFRLTGHYFAIGTLAVAAIIQLVLLDQRRFSGGSTGYYVQNNLGDSATFLLMLAATVLVVLVTYAIVNSRSGLGMRAIHDDEDAASSLGVNPLRYKMIAFVVSAAMAGLAGGFYAQFTLYVNPDSTLGVPWMVDTLVVVVLGGMGTMVGPLVGAGLFLSLDTVLRETAGEFATTIEGALIIIFIIFVPGGLYKLLSDRYGSDDAVEGDATAEQAE; from the coding sequence ATGGCGTCGCTGACCGACCCCTTCGAGGGCATCTTCGACAACCGGCGGCGGCTCGCCGCGAGCGTCGTCGTGCTGCTCGCGCTCGCCGTCGTCCCGTTCACGACGACGCCGTACATCACCGACATCGTCTTCACCGGGCTCGTGTTCGTGATGCTCGGCGTCTCCTGGAACCTCATCGCGGGGTACGCCGGGCAGATCAGCCTCGGCCACCACGCCTTCTTCGGGCTCGGCGCGTTCGTCTCCGCGTGGCTCACCACGCCGGCGCGCGCCAACCTCCCGGAGGCCATCCAGTCGCCCGCCTTGCTCGCCATCGCCGTCGGCGCGCTCGTCGCGGGCCTGCTCGCGCTCGTGCTCGGGCCGATCCTGTTCCGGCTGACCGGCCACTACTTCGCCATCGGCACGCTCGCGGTCGCAGCCATCATCCAGCTCGTGCTGCTCGACCAGCGCCGGTTCTCCGGCGGCTCGACCGGGTACTACGTCCAGAACAACCTCGGCGACTCGGCCACCTTCCTGTTGATGCTGGCGGCGACCGTGCTGGTCGTCCTCGTCACGTACGCCATCGTGAACAGTCGCTCCGGGCTCGGGATGCGCGCCATCCACGACGACGAGGACGCCGCCAGTAGCCTCGGCGTCAACCCGCTGCGGTACAAGATGATCGCGTTCGTCGTCTCCGCCGCGATGGCGGGGCTCGCGGGCGGGTTCTACGCGCAGTTCACGCTGTACGTCAACCCCGACTCGACGCTCGGCGTCCCGTGGATGGTCGACACGCTCGTCGTCGTCGTCCTCGGCGGCATGGGGACGATGGTCGGGCCGCTGGTCGGCGCGGGCCTGTTCCTCTCGCTCGACACCGTCCTGCGGGAGACCGCGGGCGAGTTCGCGACCACCATCGAGGGCGCGCTCATCATCATCTTCATCATCTTCGTGCCGGGCGGCCTCTACAAGCTGCTGTCGGACCGCTACGGGAGCGACGACGCCGTCGAAGGCGACGCTACGGCCGAGCAGGCCGAGTAG